From one Pecten maximus chromosome 8, xPecMax1.1, whole genome shotgun sequence genomic stretch:
- the LOC117332378 gene encoding beta-1,3-galactosyltransferase 1-like codes for MENDRLPTVKLTKRKMVHYWIGMFILAAVAYILLSMVLTDIAHFKLISKQPPFSILKEPKELLHFQTQHSTDDRLPFIIREDDTCSKGREETFLLIAVCVSSSGFKQRDAIRNTWGSIVHNNNKVKLIFIIGNPNDTTIQRAILNESKHYHDIVQDNFVDSYRNLTLKSIFMLKWTSKFCVKTSYLLKVDDDMFVNVPYLIDYLNATQIRNAVIGQRIAASNPIRNKTSKWYTSEQMYRDRFYPYYTSGTSYVISGDILTKLYESTFLEPFFWLEDVYITGLCRKRIKANIIDNWDFSCLYRPPRGCSYKHAISGHRNTPEEIIQIWLEFNNPYINCSS; via the exons ATGGAG AACGATCGTCTGCCGACAGTAAAACTTACCAAACGGAAGATGGTCCATTACTGGATTGGGATGTTCATTCTTGCTGCTGTTGCCTACATTCTGCTATCAATGGTTCTAACAGATATCGCCCATTTCAAACTTATTTCTAAACAGCCTCCATTTTCTATATTAAAGGAACCAAAGGAATTACTTCATttccaaacacaacacagtacaGACGATCGACTACCATTCATCATTCGAGAAGATGACACATGCAGTAAGGGGCGTGAAGAAACGTTCTTACTTATTGCAGTCTGTGTTTCCTCGTCTGGTTTTAAACAACGCGATGCTATTCGGAACACCTGGGGATCAATCGTGCATAATAACAATAAAGTGAAGCTCATTTTTATCATAGGAAACCCGAACGATACGACAATTCAACGCGCCATTTTAAATGAGAGCAAGCATTATCACGATATTGTTCAAGATAACTTTGTGGATTCATATAGAAATCTTACCTTGAAatctatatttatgttaaagtgGACAAGTAAATTTTGTGTAAAGACAAGTTATCTTTTAAAGGTTGATGACGATATGTTTGTAAATGTACCGTACCTTATCGACTACTTAAACGCCACTCAGATACGTAATGCTGTGATAGGACAAAGAATCGCGGCATCAAACCCGATTCGCAACAAAACTTCAAAATGGTACACCTCAGAGCAAATGTATCGTGACAGGTTTTACCCATACTACACCAGTGGAACGAGCTACGTCATTTCCGGTGATATTTTGACCAAGTTATACGAATCAACATTCCTCGAACCGTTCTTTTGGCTTGAAGATGTTTACATAACTGGTTTATGCAGAAAAAGGATAAAAGCTAATATCATTGACAATTGGGATTTCTCGTGTCTGTATCGCCCCCCTCGAGGATGTTCGTACAAACATGCAATATCTGGTCACAGGAATACCCCAGAGGAAATCATTCAGATTTGGCTGGAGTTTAACAATCCATACATAAACTGTAGCTCCTAG